Proteins from a genomic interval of Fimbriimonadaceae bacterium:
- a CDS encoding carbohydrate ABC transporter permease: MQREGLLSKVSAYVVLVAVALFLLMPLVWMVLVSFHPSNAPVPDFAHLWPKEFHGENYAQVVFNKELPVWRFALNSVTVTAAVVLGQLLVTSMAAFGFARLKFPGRDVLFALFLVAMMFAGTVTQIPVYLMVRGFGWLDTYAALIVPGLSSSFSVFMLRQFFVQIPMELDEAARMDGANEWTVYFRVVLPLAKPALATAAAFCFFAVWTDFFWPLLSTNSVRMRTLEVGLSVFKNSYGQQNWPLQMTAAVVALAPLVVVFLLTQKAFVRGLTVGSIK, encoded by the coding sequence GTGCAGCGTGAGGGCCTGTTGTCCAAGGTGTCGGCCTATGTCGTCCTCGTCGCCGTCGCCCTGTTCCTCTTGATGCCGTTGGTGTGGATGGTCCTCGTTTCGTTCCATCCAAGCAACGCGCCGGTGCCCGACTTCGCCCACTTGTGGCCCAAGGAGTTCCACGGTGAGAACTACGCCCAAGTGGTCTTCAACAAGGAACTTCCGGTATGGCGGTTTGCCCTGAACTCGGTCACGGTCACGGCCGCCGTCGTGCTGGGCCAGCTCCTCGTCACCTCCATGGCGGCGTTCGGATTTGCCCGGCTGAAGTTCCCCGGCCGAGACGTCCTTTTCGCCCTGTTCCTCGTCGCGATGATGTTTGCCGGGACGGTGACGCAAATCCCCGTCTACCTGATGGTGCGGGGCTTTGGTTGGCTCGACACCTACGCGGCCTTGATCGTGCCTGGTCTGTCGAGCTCCTTCAGTGTGTTCATGCTGCGCCAGTTTTTCGTCCAGATCCCCATGGAGTTGGACGAGGCGGCGCGGATGGACGGGGCGAACGAGTGGACGGTTTACTTCCGAGTCGTCCTTCCGCTCGCCAAGCCTGCCCTGGCGACGGCGGCGGCGTTTTGCTTTTTCGCCGTGTGGACGGATTTCTTCTGGCCGCTCTTGAGCACCAATTCAGTCAGGATGCGGACCCTTGAGGTCGGGCTTTCGGTCTTCAAGAACAGCTACGGCCAGCAGAACTGGCCCCTTCAGATGACCGCTGCCGTGGTCGCCTTGGCCCCCCTGGTCGTCGTGTTTCTGCTGACCCAAAAGGCGTTCGTGCGCGGCCTGACGGTCGGCTCGATCAAGTGA
- a CDS encoding glycogen synthase produces the protein MKVLFCSAEVAPFAKVGGLADVAGSLPKALAALGHDVVVAMPAYGMVVNDPRWGFTKTKSEVLVRVNGHRLVRADRWEATFDGVTHWLIDGEGAFAGVQRSQDVYSPQRDDYLFFSHAALEMCQESDWLPDVVSAHDWHMGFLPVLVKETRRGDWDSVASTFTVHNLAYQGEFGYDTMDAAGVPSSLFNMHQLETYGGVNFLKAGAAFADQVNTVSPNYAQEIQTPEYGCRLEGLMAWLAQEGRLSGILNGIDTEVFDPATDPKTAAHYSADDTTGKQECRRLLCAEAGLETSGDFPVMGVVSRLSNQKGFDLIVDAAPTFLGQGAGLVVLGTGDPWAASELRRLEAAYPGRVKFFEAFDVDLAQRIYSGCDAFLMPSSFEPCGLGQMIAMRYGTVPVVRRTGGLADTVFEGENGFVFDERSTRGLLDAVGRCVAAFQDRDRWSKIVHAGMTGDFSWGKSAREYVKMFHHALDARRLKAAAS, from the coding sequence ATGAAGGTACTGTTCTGCTCTGCCGAAGTCGCTCCGTTCGCCAAAGTCGGCGGGCTCGCCGACGTAGCCGGTTCGCTCCCCAAGGCTCTTGCCGCCTTGGGCCATGATGTTGTCGTCGCGATGCCTGCGTACGGCATGGTCGTCAACGACCCTCGGTGGGGGTTCACCAAGACCAAGTCCGAAGTCCTCGTCCGGGTCAACGGCCACCGGCTGGTGCGTGCCGACCGCTGGGAGGCGACATTTGACGGTGTGACTCACTGGCTCATCGACGGCGAAGGTGCCTTTGCCGGCGTCCAACGAAGCCAGGACGTGTACTCCCCCCAGCGGGACGACTACCTCTTCTTCAGCCATGCCGCCCTCGAGATGTGCCAGGAGTCGGACTGGTTGCCCGACGTCGTGAGCGCCCATGACTGGCACATGGGGTTCTTGCCCGTGCTGGTCAAGGAGACCCGCCGGGGCGACTGGGACAGCGTCGCGTCCACCTTCACGGTCCACAACCTGGCATACCAAGGCGAGTTCGGCTATGACACGATGGACGCGGCCGGGGTCCCCAGCAGCCTGTTCAACATGCACCAGTTGGAAACCTATGGCGGCGTGAACTTCCTGAAGGCCGGAGCGGCCTTTGCCGACCAGGTCAACACGGTTTCTCCGAACTACGCCCAGGAGATCCAGACGCCCGAGTACGGGTGCCGTCTCGAAGGCTTGATGGCTTGGCTGGCCCAGGAGGGCCGCCTCAGCGGCATCCTCAACGGCATCGACACCGAAGTCTTTGATCCCGCGACCGACCCCAAAACGGCGGCACACTACTCGGCCGACGACACCACGGGCAAGCAGGAGTGCCGCCGCCTTCTTTGTGCGGAGGCGGGGCTTGAGACCAGTGGCGACTTCCCGGTCATGGGCGTGGTCAGCCGCCTGAGCAACCAGAAGGGGTTCGACCTGATCGTCGATGCGGCGCCGACTTTCCTCGGCCAAGGGGCGGGCCTCGTCGTCCTCGGCACCGGCGACCCCTGGGCCGCCTCCGAACTCCGCCGGCTTGAGGCCGCCTATCCGGGCCGCGTCAAGTTCTTCGAGGCGTTCGACGTGGACCTTGCCCAACGGATCTACTCCGGCTGCGACGCCTTTCTTATGCCGAGCAGCTTCGAACCCTGCGGGCTGGGCCAGATGATCGCAATGCGGTACGGGACGGTGCCGGTGGTCCGCCGCACCGGCGGCCTTGCCGACACCGTCTTCGAAGGCGAAAACGGGTTCGTCTTTGACGAGCGGTCGACCCGGGGGCTGCTCGACGCGGTCGGCCGGTGTGTGGCGGCCTTCCAAGACCGGGACCGCTGGTCGAAGATCGTGCACGCTGGGATGACCGGGGACTTCAGTTGGGGCAAGAGCGCCCGGGAATACGTGAAGATGTTCCACCACGCCCTCGACGCCCGTCGGCTGAAGGCCGCCGCGTCTTGA